One Phoenix dactylifera cultivar Barhee BC4 chromosome 14, palm_55x_up_171113_PBpolish2nd_filt_p, whole genome shotgun sequence DNA window includes the following coding sequences:
- the LOC120113172 gene encoding NAC domain-containing protein 86-like, whose amino-acid sequence MANRDFEWFFFTSTPRKHPGASETSRASRRAGLGRWKATKGVKNVVDSKNNTIGSKKSFCYMEQNSDGGENKSIWLMEEFSMQNLRRRGSAGEMRDTNELDDWVISKIYLTPKARKAHADLKQFASATLEPAFKRRRIELEYMMVPPGFIFQPTDEELLDFFLKEKLLHQPLPCDIIKEADVYGNHPSNLTGS is encoded by the exons ATGGCAAACAGGGACTTCGAGTGGTTCTTCTTCACTTCTACCCCTCGGAAGCATCCAGGCGCAAGCGAAACCAGCCGTGCATCTCGGCGCGCAGGCCTGGGACGATGGAAGGCCACGAAAGGTGTCAAGAACGTGGTGGATTCCAAGAATAACACCATTGGGTCGAAGAAGAGTTTCTGTTACATGGAACAGAACTCGGACGGTGGCGAGAACAAAAGTATCTGGTTGATGGAGGAGTTCTCTATGCAGAACCTTAGAAGGAGAGGTAGTGCTGGTGAGATGAGGGACACAAATGAG TTGGATGACTGGGTCATCAGCAAGATTTACTTGACTCCAAAAGCTCGCAAGGCTCACGCTGATTTGAAACAATTTGCTAGTGCTACATTGGAACCCGCTTTCAAAAGAAGAAGGATAGAG CTAGAATACATGATGGTGCCACCTGGATTTATTTTCCAGCCAACGGATGAGGAGCTCTTGGATTTCTTCCTCAAGGAGAAGCTCCTCCATCAGCCACTTCCATGCGACATAATCAAAGAAGCCGATGTCTATGGAAACCACCCTAGCAACCTTACTG GTTCCTAA